One Calditrichia bacterium DNA window includes the following coding sequences:
- a CDS encoding amidohydrolase family protein has protein sequence MKLLKLLIAAAVLLHGFAAAQIAVKGETVYTMNGTPIANGVVLIKNGKIEKVGAEKDVKIPADYQVLSGKIVTPGLIDAHSVVGLAGMYNQRHDQDQLDKTNAIQPELRALDAYNARDELIEWLRDYGITTVHTGHAPGALVSGQSIIVKTTGETVEESLIDSSAMLTMTLGATVGRNFKSPGTRAKGMAMLRSDFLKAQEYRKKMSAKEKDKAPARDLKMEALAAALDGKLPVLITAQKAPEIMSALRLAREFGLNLVLDGAAEAYLLLDEIKAAGVPVIVHPTMARNYGDTQNAAFDTAFKLKSAGIPFAFQSGYESYVPKTRVALFEAGVAAGNGLSRDDALRALTIDAANILGIQSRVGSLEKGKDADVVIFDGDPLEYLSKVCAVIINGKIIHQTCR, from the coding sequence ATGAAATTATTAAAACTATTGATTGCTGCGGCAGTTTTGCTGCACGGATTTGCCGCTGCGCAAATTGCGGTAAAAGGCGAAACGGTTTACACGATGAACGGCACGCCGATCGCCAACGGCGTTGTGCTGATCAAAAATGGCAAAATTGAAAAAGTCGGTGCGGAAAAAGATGTTAAAATTCCGGCAGACTATCAGGTCTTGAGCGGTAAAATCGTTACGCCGGGATTGATTGATGCACATTCCGTGGTCGGCTTGGCAGGCATGTACAACCAGCGTCACGATCAGGATCAGTTGGATAAAACCAACGCCATCCAGCCGGAACTCCGCGCACTGGATGCATACAACGCCCGCGACGAACTGATTGAGTGGCTTCGCGATTACGGCATCACCACCGTGCACACCGGACATGCACCGGGCGCGTTGGTCAGCGGACAATCGATCATCGTGAAAACCACCGGCGAAACGGTTGAGGAATCGCTCATCGATTCCAGCGCGATGCTCACAATGACGCTCGGCGCGACGGTCGGGCGCAACTTCAAATCGCCGGGAACCCGCGCCAAAGGCATGGCGATGCTGCGCAGCGATTTTCTGAAAGCGCAAGAATACCGCAAAAAAATGTCCGCAAAAGAAAAAGACAAAGCACCCGCCCGCGACCTGAAAATGGAAGCGCTGGCCGCCGCGCTGGATGGCAAATTGCCGGTGTTGATCACCGCGCAGAAAGCACCAGAAATTATGAGCGCGCTGCGACTCGCCCGCGAATTCGGGTTGAACCTGGTGCTCGACGGTGCTGCAGAAGCCTATTTGCTGCTCGATGAAATCAAAGCTGCCGGTGTTCCGGTAATCGTTCACCCAACGATGGCGCGCAACTACGGCGACACCCAAAACGCAGCTTTTGACACAGCTTTCAAACTAAAATCCGCAGGAATCCCGTTCGCATTCCAGAGCGGGTACGAAAGCTACGTGCCCAAAACACGGGTCGCGCTGTTCGAAGCCGGCGTTGCCGCAGGTAACGGATTATCGCGAGATGACGCATTGCGTGCGCTGACCATTGATGCCGCAAACATTCTCGGTATCCAGTCGCGGGTCGGTTCTCTGGAAAAGGGAAAAGACGCCGACGTGGTGATTTTCGACGGCGATCCGCTCGAATATCTCAGCAAGGTTTGCGCCGTCATTATCAACGGGAAAATTATTCACCAAACCTGCCGATAA
- a CDS encoding helix-turn-helix domain-containing protein, whose protein sequence is MAKNVTNVSHLPKGRLLSVIEAAEYLSISRSQIYNLMHKEEIRPVKIGRRVLFDRLDLDNYINGLKAA, encoded by the coding sequence ATGGCAAAAAATGTTACAAATGTATCACATTTACCCAAGGGGCGTTTGTTAAGCGTTATCGAAGCTGCAGAGTATCTGTCAATCAGTAGGTCGCAGATTTACAATCTTATGCACAAGGAGGAAATCCGTCCCGTAAAAATCGGTCGTAGGGTTTTGTTTGACCGGTTAGACCTGGATAACTACATCAATGGGCTTAAGGCAGCGTAA
- a CDS encoding T9SS type A sorting domain-containing protein encodes MASHPSGYTSDGGTNWTSKEGDLPDMPVRWALFNPDNRNVAMLATELGVWATADLSTDPVEWQPYNNGLANVRVDMLQIRDSDKMVIAATHGRGLFSNADFTTDTSLPVELAAFTATPGNAQVTLNWQTHSEVNNQGFEIYRSDAENGEYQKIASHESDPALAGNGNSNESHSYRFTDKWVSNGSTYWYQLADVSFNGERDFHPAISAVPNASNTPVVQSAAGPASYELQQNYPNPFNPETTVKFSLAAQHKSDQNVKVLVFNALGQQVRELYNGTLQPGTYEMKWDGRNQSGELLGSGTYFAMLQTGFFRETRKMLLIK; translated from the coding sequence TTGGCGTCACATCCGTCTGGGTACACCAGCGACGGCGGAACAAACTGGACCAGTAAAGAAGGCGATTTGCCGGATATGCCGGTGCGTTGGGCGTTGTTCAATCCCGATAACCGAAACGTTGCGATGCTGGCAACAGAATTGGGCGTTTGGGCAACCGCAGATTTGAGCACCGATCCGGTAGAATGGCAGCCTTACAACAACGGGCTGGCGAATGTTCGGGTGGATATGCTGCAAATCCGTGATTCGGACAAAATGGTGATTGCCGCAACCCACGGTCGCGGGCTGTTCTCTAATGCCGATTTTACAACAGATACATCGCTGCCGGTAGAGCTTGCCGCATTCACCGCAACACCCGGCAATGCACAGGTTACGCTCAACTGGCAAACCCACAGCGAAGTTAACAATCAGGGATTTGAGATTTATCGCAGCGATGCCGAAAATGGCGAATACCAAAAAATCGCATCGCACGAAAGCGATCCGGCGCTCGCCGGAAATGGCAATTCCAACGAAAGCCACAGCTACCGATTCACCGATAAATGGGTGAGCAACGGCAGCACTTACTGGTATCAGCTTGCGGATGTAAGCTTCAACGGGGAGCGCGATTTCCATCCGGCAATTTCGGCGGTACCGAATGCATCGAACACGCCCGTTGTCCAAAGTGCGGCAGGTCCGGCGAGTTACGAATTGCAGCAAAATTATCCGAATCCGTTCAACCCGGAAACAACCGTCAAATTTTCACTCGCGGCACAGCACAAATCCGACCAAAATGTGAAAGTGCTGGTGTTCAACGCCCTCGGACAGCAGGTTCGCGAATTGTATAACGGCACCCTGCAACCCGGCACCTACGAAATGAAATGGGACGGACGCAACCAGTCCGGCGAGTTGCTCGGCTCCGGCACTTATTTTGCGATGCTGCAAACCGGATTTTTCCGGGAAACCCGTAAGATGTTGCTAATCAAATAA
- the aceE gene encoding pyruvate dehydrogenase (acetyl-transferring), homodimeric type: MLRENGDFDADETAEWLEALEQVIQYRGEDRASYLLNQLLQRGYSKGLQLPFFPNTPFINTISKEDEPHFPGDRQIERRIKSIIRWNAMSMVTRANKKFEGIGGHISTYASAATLYEVGFNHFFRGKGQGFDGDLIYMQGHASPGIYARAFVEGRLEVHHLEAFRRELVEKGGLSSYPHPWLMPNFWEFPTVSMGLGPISAIYHARFARYMHDRGLKDTSKQHIWAFLGDGETDEPESLGAITLAVREKLDNLIFVINCNLQRLDGPVRGNGRIIQELETVFRGAGWNVLKVIWGSDWDPVFEADTNGLLIKRFDEVVDGNFQKYIVEDGGYIRKHFWGKYPELAKLVENLSDQQIKKMRLGGHDPVKVHAAYKAATEHTGRPTVILARTIKGYGLGEAGEGKNITHNQKKLNEEEMRHFRDRFDIPIPDDRLADAPFYRPDENSKEIQYLKDRRSSLNGFVPSRKTLNDPLTVPDLDFFNEFLGGSEREVSTTMAFVRMLSQVIKHPKIGKRIVPIIPDEARTFGMEFLFRQVGIYAHSGQLYEPVDADTFLFYREAKNGQILEEGITEAGSMASFTAAGTAHANFGVDMIPFFIFYSMFGFQRVGDLIWAFGDQRGRGFLIGGTAGRTTLNGEGLQHEDGHSHVLASTVPNCITYDPAWAFEIAVIVQDGLRRMYHEREDIFYYITVGNENYSMPAMPENSQEGILKGIYKLSEKPAKEKGKRKARPKAHIFGSGSILREALRAQEILEEKYDVSADVWSATSYNELHRDAMNVERWNMLHPDEKPRKAYITEIMEKEEGPVVAASDYLKTMSDKLARYIDNPLLSLGTDGYGRSETREALRRFFEVDAECITIAVLYQLAKQGEVDKKVITKAIADLGVDPEKLNPMLS; this comes from the coding sequence ATGCTCCGCGAAAACGGCGATTTTGATGCCGATGAGACAGCCGAATGGCTGGAGGCGCTTGAACAGGTCATCCAGTATCGCGGCGAAGACCGGGCATCGTATCTGCTCAATCAACTGTTGCAGCGCGGATATTCCAAAGGTTTGCAACTTCCTTTTTTCCCGAACACCCCTTTTATCAATACAATTTCCAAAGAAGATGAACCGCATTTTCCCGGCGATCGTCAGATCGAACGGCGGATCAAAAGCATTATTCGCTGGAACGCGATGTCCATGGTTACTCGTGCCAACAAAAAATTTGAAGGCATCGGCGGGCATATTTCCACTTACGCATCGGCGGCAACGCTGTATGAAGTAGGTTTCAACCATTTTTTCCGCGGAAAAGGTCAGGGATTTGACGGCGATTTGATTTACATGCAGGGACACGCTTCGCCGGGTATTTACGCCCGCGCGTTTGTGGAAGGGCGTTTGGAAGTTCACCATTTGGAAGCTTTCCGCCGGGAACTGGTCGAAAAAGGCGGGTTGTCATCTTATCCGCACCCGTGGCTGATGCCGAATTTCTGGGAATTCCCGACGGTATCGATGGGATTGGGACCGATTTCCGCAATTTATCACGCCCGTTTTGCCCGCTACATGCACGATCGCGGCTTGAAAGATACCAGCAAACAGCACATTTGGGCATTTTTGGGTGATGGCGAAACCGACGAACCGGAATCGCTCGGTGCAATCACCCTCGCCGTTCGCGAAAAGCTCGACAACCTGATTTTTGTGATCAACTGTAACCTGCAGCGGCTGGACGGACCGGTTCGCGGCAACGGACGCATCATTCAGGAATTGGAAACGGTGTTCCGCGGCGCCGGCTGGAACGTGCTCAAAGTAATTTGGGGCAGCGACTGGGATCCGGTTTTTGAAGCGGATACCAACGGTTTGCTCATCAAACGTTTTGATGAAGTTGTCGACGGCAATTTCCAGAAATATATCGTCGAAGACGGCGGCTACATTCGCAAACATTTCTGGGGCAAATATCCGGAGTTGGCAAAGCTGGTCGAAAATCTGTCCGATCAGCAGATCAAAAAAATGCGCCTCGGCGGACATGATCCCGTCAAAGTTCACGCTGCATACAAAGCTGCAACAGAACACACCGGACGCCCGACGGTTATTTTGGCACGAACCATCAAAGGCTACGGTCTTGGCGAAGCCGGCGAGGGCAAAAACATTACCCACAACCAGAAAAAACTGAACGAAGAAGAAATGCGGCACTTCCGCGATCGCTTCGATATTCCCATTCCCGACGATCGGTTGGCGGATGCGCCGTTCTATCGTCCGGACGAAAACAGCAAAGAAATTCAATATCTGAAAGATCGCCGCAGTTCGTTAAACGGATTTGTGCCGTCGCGGAAAACCCTCAACGATCCACTGACCGTTCCCGATCTCGATTTCTTTAATGAATTTTTGGGCGGCAGCGAACGCGAAGTTTCCACAACCATGGCGTTCGTTCGGATGCTTTCACAGGTGATCAAACATCCGAAAATCGGCAAACGCATTGTGCCGATTATTCCGGACGAAGCCCGCACATTCGGTATGGAATTCCTGTTCCGCCAGGTCGGGATTTACGCCCACAGCGGGCAGTTGTATGAACCGGTGGACGCGGATACATTCCTGTTTTATCGCGAAGCCAAAAACGGGCAGATTCTCGAAGAAGGCATCACCGAAGCCGGTTCGATGGCATCGTTCACCGCTGCCGGAACCGCACACGCCAACTTTGGCGTGGATATGATTCCGTTCTTTATTTTCTACTCGATGTTCGGATTCCAGCGCGTCGGCGACCTGATCTGGGCTTTTGGCGATCAGCGCGGTCGTGGATTCCTCATCGGCGGAACCGCCGGACGCACTACATTGAACGGCGAAGGCTTGCAGCACGAAGACGGTCACAGTCATGTACTCGCGAGCACGGTGCCGAATTGCATTACTTATGATCCGGCATGGGCTTTTGAGATTGCTGTAATCGTGCAGGACGGCTTGCGCCGGATGTATCATGAGCGCGAAGATATTTTCTACTATATTACCGTTGGCAACGAAAATTATTCGATGCCTGCGATGCCGGAAAATAGCCAGGAAGGTATTCTCAAAGGCATTTACAAGCTTTCCGAAAAACCGGCAAAAGAAAAAGGCAAACGCAAGGCACGCCCCAAAGCGCATATTTTTGGCAGCGGCTCCATTTTGCGCGAAGCGTTGCGTGCACAGGAAATTCTCGAAGAAAAATATGATGTTTCTGCGGACGTTTGGAGTGCCACCAGCTACAACGAACTGCATCGCGATGCAATGAATGTGGAACGCTGGAACATGCTGCACCCGGATGAAAAACCGCGCAAAGCATACATCACGGAAATTATGGAGAAAGAAGAAGGCCCGGTTGTTGCGGCATCGGATTATCTCAAAACGATGTCAGACAAATTAGCGCGATACATCGACAATCCGCTACTTTCCCTCGGCACCGATGGCTACGGCCGCAGCGAAACCCGCGAAGCACTCCGCCGCTTTTTTGAAGTGGATGCCGAGTGTATCACTATCGCAGTGCTGTATCAGCTTGCCAAACAGGGCGAAGTTGACAAAAAAGTGATCACCAAAGCCATCGCCGATCTGGGTGTCGATCCGGAGAAACTCAACCCGATGCTTTCATAA
- a CDS encoding site-specific integrase: MAVYQEQRKGRKPVWVYNFMYNGKRYCKVAGATKEQAYRAELKKREELFEAEIGLVPMINDLTIDEFSMKYLKRCSHKKSIKRDELSVRTLLRYFQGMKLSEIKPNQIQDYILARLAKGKRGSTVNRELACLKTMFNLAIKWENARKNPVRDVEFQKEPPGRVRYLKAEEGKRLIDCAADHLKPIIIVALYTGMRLSEILTLKWSQIHINDEEHPFIELTETKNNKVRFIELNEDTISEINKLRGNGSEYVFLSDRNKPMKRITKSFHTALKKAGIDNFRFHDLRHTFASHYLMDGGDLLSLKDILGHSSIKMVDRYTHFSRIFKRKQINNMNGKFT; the protein is encoded by the coding sequence ATGGCTGTATATCAAGAACAGAGAAAAGGTAGAAAACCAGTATGGGTTTATAATTTCATGTATAATGGGAAACGGTATTGCAAAGTTGCAGGGGCAACAAAAGAGCAAGCATACCGTGCAGAACTTAAAAAACGAGAGGAGCTTTTTGAAGCGGAGATAGGACTTGTTCCTATGATAAATGATCTCACCATTGATGAGTTTTCGATGAAATATCTCAAGCGGTGTAGCCATAAGAAAAGTATTAAACGAGATGAGTTATCAGTTCGAACCTTGCTTCGATATTTCCAAGGGATGAAGCTTTCTGAAATAAAGCCTAACCAAATTCAGGATTATATATTGGCAAGATTAGCCAAAGGTAAAAGAGGTTCCACAGTAAATCGTGAGTTGGCTTGTCTGAAAACAATGTTTAATCTTGCTATCAAATGGGAAAACGCCCGGAAAAATCCGGTAAGGGATGTAGAATTTCAGAAAGAACCACCCGGAAGGGTTCGATACCTGAAAGCAGAGGAAGGTAAACGGTTAATCGACTGTGCCGCTGATCATTTAAAGCCCATAATTATTGTGGCATTGTATACGGGAATGCGTCTGAGTGAGATTTTGACGTTGAAATGGAGCCAGATTCATATCAATGACGAAGAACACCCCTTCATTGAATTGACAGAAACAAAAAACAATAAAGTCCGATTCATTGAACTAAATGAAGATACCATTTCAGAGATCAACAAACTCAGGGGTAACGGCTCAGAGTATGTTTTCCTCAGTGACAGAAACAAGCCGATGAAACGGATTACGAAATCTTTCCACACGGCACTGAAGAAAGCGGGTATTGATAACTTCAGGTTTCACGATCTGCGCCATACGTTTGCTTCGCATTATCTCATGGACGGTGGAGATCTTCTTTCACTTAAGGATATTCTCGGACATAGTAGCATTAAAATGGTTGACCGGTATACCCACTTTTCAAGGATATTCAAGCGGAAGCAGATAAATAATATGAATGGTAAATTCACTTGA
- a CDS encoding amidohydrolase family protein, protein MHKRWIWAFLIGFLVIGTAQEKPQVFRGATIIPITGSPIENGVLVVQNGKITAVGSAASVTVPANAEIHNATGKVIMPGLVDTHSHLGNVEGGDRSATLHPDVRVIDAIDIHATELKKALAGGITTVNLMAGSGYLMSGQTAYLKLRDGNTIEELLYCEDPLNGICGGMKMANGTNPMGDPPFSGTRAKSAALVRQLFIKAKEYQKKIADANGDASKMPARDLQMESLIEVLEGKRIVHHHTHRHDDILTILRLQKEFGYRVVLHHVSEGWKVAEEIAAAKVPCSIIYIDSPGGKLEAVGLLPKTGAVLEKAGVDVAFHTDDGITDSRLFFRSAAFAVRYGMSRDKALEGLTLAGARMLDLQDRIGSLETGKDADFIVLTGDPFSVYTRVEQTWVEGQKRFDFANPEDRQYAQGGFQVFREAAHVHGIGGGEE, encoded by the coding sequence ATGCACAAACGCTGGATTTGGGCGTTTCTGATTGGCTTTTTGGTCATCGGGACGGCTCAGGAAAAGCCGCAAGTGTTTCGCGGCGCAACCATTATTCCCATCACCGGATCGCCGATTGAAAATGGCGTTTTGGTGGTGCAAAACGGTAAAATTACCGCTGTCGGCAGCGCAGCGAGCGTCACTGTTCCCGCGAATGCGGAAATTCACAACGCCACCGGAAAAGTGATTATGCCCGGTTTGGTGGACACCCATTCGCACCTCGGAAACGTGGAAGGCGGCGACCGTTCCGCCACGCTGCACCCGGATGTCCGGGTGATCGACGCCATCGATATTCACGCCACAGAGCTAAAAAAAGCGCTGGCCGGCGGCATCACCACCGTCAATTTAATGGCCGGCTCCGGCTATTTGATGAGCGGGCAAACGGCATATCTCAAATTGCGAGACGGCAACACCATCGAGGAATTACTCTATTGCGAAGATCCGCTGAACGGCATTTGCGGCGGGATGAAAATGGCTAACGGCACCAATCCGATGGGCGATCCACCGTTTTCCGGCACCCGTGCGAAATCGGCGGCGCTGGTTCGCCAGTTGTTCATCAAAGCCAAAGAGTATCAGAAAAAAATTGCTGATGCAAATGGCGACGCATCGAAAATGCCCGCCCGTGATCTGCAAATGGAATCGCTGATCGAAGTGCTGGAAGGCAAGCGAATTGTGCATCACCACACCCATCGCCATGATGATATTTTGACCATTCTGCGATTGCAAAAAGAATTTGGCTATCGCGTAGTGCTGCACCACGTCAGCGAGGGCTGGAAAGTGGCAGAAGAAATTGCCGCAGCCAAAGTGCCCTGCTCGATCATTTACATCGATTCGCCCGGCGGCAAGCTGGAAGCTGTGGGGCTGTTGCCCAAAACCGGCGCAGTGCTGGAAAAAGCGGGCGTGGATGTCGCGTTTCACACCGATGACGGCATCACCGATTCCCGGCTGTTTTTTCGCTCCGCGGCGTTCGCGGTTCGCTACGGCATGAGTCGCGATAAAGCATTGGAAGGACTGACTTTAGCTGGCGCACGAATGCTCGATTTGCAAGACAGAATCGGCTCGCTGGAAACCGGGAAAGATGCCGATTTCATCGTTCTCACCGGCGATCCGTTCAGCGTTTACACGCGCGTTGAACAAACCTGGGTGGAAGGGCAAAAACGTTTCGATTTTGCGAATCCGGAGGACCGGCAATACGCGCAAGGCGGCTTTCAGGTGTTTCGCGAAGCTGCACATGTTCACGGCATCGGCGGAGGTGAAGAATAA